Genomic segment of Anaerobacillus alkaliphilus:
TATTTCATTGGGCAGAATTGATCGAAAAAATAGATCAGCAAGAATAGGAAGAGTATTGGTTGGTGCCAATGCCGTTAGAGGTATGGGAATTGGTCAGCAAATGATAAGAGAAGTACTAAAAGTTGCCTTTGAAGAACTGTCTCTACACCGAGTGAGTCTAGGGGTATTTAATTTTAATACTGCAGCCATTGCTTGTTATGAGAAGGTAGGGTTTGTAAAAGAGGGTTTACACAGAGATATTGCAAAAAATGGGGATGAATACTGGAGTTTGTGGGAAATGAGTATGTTAGAAAATGAGTGGTTGGAAAAAAATAGACTACCAACAATTTAAGAAACTTATAGCCGATTTCCTAACTCAGGAGATTGGTTTTTTTAGTTACACTAGGAAGGAAAATAATGTTAACATGGAGAAAGAGGGGGGAGAACGTGTTATTAGAGATGAAAGTAATGAAACGATTGAGTGCTATTATTTTGGGAATCCTATTCTTCTGGTTTATCATACATAGTTTAGTGATTATCATAGATGGATTAAACGACGAAGTAGCTTATGTGGATGTAGCAGTTGTTCTAGGGAATAAGGTTGAATTAGATGGAAAACCCTCTCTTAGATTGCAAGCAAGGTTAGATAAATCTGTAGAGCTATATAAAGAAGGATATTTTAAGTACATCATCGTAAGTGGTGGAGTTGGGAAAGAAGGTTTTGATGAAGCAAATGTTATGAAAAATTATTTAATTAATCAGGGAATTCCGGCTGACCAAATCATAGAAGACCCAAATGGCTATAATTCCCAGATGACTGCAAAAAATACGAGAATGATAGTGGAACTTCTAAATGTAAAATCCGTTATGGTCATTTCCCAATATTTTCACATCACGCGGACAAAGCTTGCGTTTCAAAAAGTTGGTTTCGAAGAAGTAGCCTCGGCACATGCAGAAATCTTTGAACTGAGAGATTTTTATTCAATTATTAGGGAATTTCCTGCATATTACAAGTACGTAAATAAATAGTTTGGTAGGAGAGGTTCCGATGAAGTGGTCTTTTCGTTTTATTTTCATTTTGACTGTACTATTAGTGATTGCTAGCTTTTTTCGCTGGTCTGAATCAGAAACCATCTCAACAACAACTCCAGGTGTGCATCTTACCTATATAAAGGATCGCTGGGTTGGTCAAGCGTGGGTCGAATATTGCCCGCCAACAGCCCTGTGTATAAAAAATTATGAGGTACCGTTGGTGATAGAGTCGGACCGCCATAACTCTTATGAGGCTCTTATCCAAGAGCATGGTAAACATGGATTATCAGGTTTCCTTGTTCAAGCTTGGAGAACGCGGGACTTAGCTACGTTTATTTGGATTACTATAACATCGATAAGTTTCGCAGGTACAATTTTTACATTTGTATCATTCAAAAGGCGTAAAAAGTAAAGACGATAATAAATTTCCCGCTTATAAATAATACTTTGTAAGTAGGAGGGAGTGTATGTCTAAACCATTGACTGTTACACTTTCATAAATAGATTAATATGATAGGAGGAGAAAGTCGTTTGTTTACATATACATTGAATTCTGAAGCTGAACTGAAATTATTGGAGTTAAGACATGCAGAGGAACTGTTTCAATTAACCGATCAATCAAGAGAGCACCTCCGTGAATGGCTGCCATGGGTGAATTTCACAAAATCTGTGAGTGATTCAAAGGAATTTATCAACGGTAGTTTGCGACAATTCAGCCAAAATAATGGTTTTCAAGCAGGGATCTGGTATAAGGGGACGTTGGTTGGTGTTATCGGGCTACACAACATTAATTGGTCCAACAAAGCGACGTCGATTGGCTATTGGCTTGGCGCAGGATACCAAGGAAATGGAATTATGACAGCTGCTTGTCGTGCTGTCGTCGATTATTGTTTTAATGAATTACAATTAGAGAGAATTGAAATTCGCGCTGCAACTACAAACCATAAGAGTATGGCCATTCCTAAGAGGCTTGGATTTCAGCAAGAAGGATGTCTTAGACGTTCAGAGTGGTTATACGATAAATTTGTAGATCATTATGTCTTTGGGTTAGTGAAGGGTGATGAATACGGTTTATGATGTTATTTGAAAGAGGTAGTTTAAAGGTTCGGACGTTAAAGGAAAACGATAAATATTTATTAGCCAAATGGCTTTCAGATCCGTTGGTGCTAGAATTTTACGAAGGAAGGGACAATCCGTTTACTGTTCAAAAGGTGATGGACAAGTTTTTTCCCCTAGAAGCTGATGAAGTGAAATGCATCATTGAGTTCGAACATAAGGCAATAGGCTATATTCAATTCTACCAATTAGATGACGAGACAAAAAATGTCTATGGTTACGGAGACGAAATAACTTATGGCACAGACCAATTTATAGGTGAAGTAGACCATTGGAATAAAGGAATAGGTACATTACTTGTAACGTCAATGGTTCAATTCTTATTAGACCATAAAAAGGCGTACCGTGTGGTGATGGATCCTCAAGTAAGAAATGAGAGAGCGATCAGGTGCTATGAGAAGTGTGGCTTTAAAAAAGTGAAGTTACTTCCAAAACGTGAGTTACATGAAGGAATTTATCAGGATTGTTGGTTAATTGAATATGGCGTGTAACGAATATGCTCCTAAATTGCAGTTATAATAAGATGGTGGAATTTTTTTCATTTGACGAAATTGACAGCTGATGTCATGCTAATATAACAAGTGCAATAGTTGGGGGTTGCGATGGAAACAAGAGGATATAGAAACATCATGGAAGAAATCGTTGAGGTATTAGTGGATACTCTTCTTGCAGGCCCAGAATATCAAACGTTTTGTAAATGTAAGAAGTGTAGGAATGATGTAGTGGCACTTTCGCTAAACAATATTCCTCCACAATATGCGACCACTCAACAAAACAGAGAAAGAGTCTATGAATTATATAGCAAGCCTGATATGCGCAAGTGGTTAAATAAACGGATTATCAGTGCCTTACATGTTGTTAATAAATACCCAAAACATAATATTTAGATATAAGTGCCTATTCTGGAAGGAGTTAGGCGCTTTTTGTTGTATTAATAAGTAGATGAAAAAAGATGGTGAGGGTAAAAAAATGAAGCTACCAATGTATCAAATTGATGCTTTTACAAATGAACAATTCAAAGGAAATCCTGCAGCAGTTTGTCCATTAGCTGAGTGGATTGACGTCGAGTTAATGCAAAAAATTGCGGCTGAGAATAATTTAGCTGAAACGGCTTTCTTTGTAAAAAATGGTTCTGAGTATGAACTTAGGTGGTTTACTCCTAAGGCTGAAGTAGATTTATGTGGTCACGCAACATTAGCCGCAGCGTTTGTTATTTGTACATATGTAGATCAAAGTGTCACGGAGATTAGCTTTACAACCAAAAGTGGCTTGCTTAAGGTCACAAAAGAAGAAAATATCTATTCATTAGTATTTCCAGCAAGACCTGGGGTAAAATGCGAGGCACCAGATGAGTTACTCAAAGGTTTAGGGAAAGTTCCTAAAGAAGTCTACAAGGCAAGAGACTATATGGCAGTCTTTGAAACAGAGGAAGAGATTTTAAATCTTGAACTAGATATGACAGAGCTAAAGAAGCTAGACGGCTTAGGGGTCATAGCTACAGCGAAAGGAACAGAAGTTGATTTCGTTTCAAGATTTTTTGTCCCTAAGGTCGGGATTGATGAAGATCCTGTCACAGGGTCAACACATTGTACGCTAGTGCCATACTGGAAGGAAGTATTGGGTAAAAATGAGTTAGTCGCCTTACAAGTATCGGAAAGAGGCGGAAAGCTTTACTGTGAAGATTTAGGTGAAAAAGTGAAAATGTCAGGGGATGCAGTTGTGTATTTAGAAGGATATATCTTCTTGTAATAAAATATGATTAGAATGAAGTTAATAGTAGAGGAGAGATTGAGATGCAAGAGAGTGGGATTTTTAAGCAGGCTAGTTTTTACCGATCAATGACTTTAATGAATGTTCGCCATGTAACGGAAGAAATGGCAGATCAACAGCCAGGAGGTTTTAATAATACGATCCGTTGGAATGTAGGA
This window contains:
- a CDS encoding GNAT family N-acetyltransferase, translating into MIELRYFVRSDFNQLISWVNSPEFILQWAGTSFVYPLDEAQLENYIENANHENADILIYKVVDTKTNDVIGHISLGRIDRKNRSARIGRVLVGANAVRGMGIGQQMIREVLKVAFEELSLHRVSLGVFNFNTAAIACYEKVGFVKEGLHRDIAKNGDEYWSLWEMSMLENEWLEKNRLPTI
- a CDS encoding YdcF family protein; this translates as MLLEMKVMKRLSAIILGILFFWFIIHSLVIIIDGLNDEVAYVDVAVVLGNKVELDGKPSLRLQARLDKSVELYKEGYFKYIIVSGGVGKEGFDEANVMKNYLINQGIPADQIIEDPNGYNSQMTAKNTRMIVELLNVKSVMVISQYFHITRTKLAFQKVGFEEVASAHAEIFELRDFYSIIREFPAYYKYVNK
- a CDS encoding GNAT family N-acetyltransferase encodes the protein MFTYTLNSEAELKLLELRHAEELFQLTDQSREHLREWLPWVNFTKSVSDSKEFINGSLRQFSQNNGFQAGIWYKGTLVGVIGLHNINWSNKATSIGYWLGAGYQGNGIMTAACRAVVDYCFNELQLERIEIRAATTNHKSMAIPKRLGFQQEGCLRRSEWLYDKFVDHYVFGLVKGDEYGL
- a CDS encoding GNAT family N-acetyltransferase, giving the protein MLFERGSLKVRTLKENDKYLLAKWLSDPLVLEFYEGRDNPFTVQKVMDKFFPLEADEVKCIIEFEHKAIGYIQFYQLDDETKNVYGYGDEITYGTDQFIGEVDHWNKGIGTLLVTSMVQFLLDHKKAYRVVMDPQVRNERAIRCYEKCGFKKVKLLPKRELHEGIYQDCWLIEYGV
- a CDS encoding late competence development ComFB family protein — encoded protein: METRGYRNIMEEIVEVLVDTLLAGPEYQTFCKCKKCRNDVVALSLNNIPPQYATTQQNRERVYELYSKPDMRKWLNKRIISALHVVNKYPKHNI
- a CDS encoding PhzF family phenazine biosynthesis protein, with protein sequence MKLPMYQIDAFTNEQFKGNPAAVCPLAEWIDVELMQKIAAENNLAETAFFVKNGSEYELRWFTPKAEVDLCGHATLAAAFVICTYVDQSVTEISFTTKSGLLKVTKEENIYSLVFPARPGVKCEAPDELLKGLGKVPKEVYKARDYMAVFETEEEILNLELDMTELKKLDGLGVIATAKGTEVDFVSRFFVPKVGIDEDPVTGSTHCTLVPYWKEVLGKNELVALQVSERGGKLYCEDLGEKVKMSGDAVVYLEGYIFL